One genomic segment of Desulforamulus reducens MI-1 includes these proteins:
- the istA gene encoding IS21 family transposase, translating into MIKYREILRLHAQGLSMRGIAASCSNSRNTVSEVLKRAESQGISWPFEKDMSDGQLQDVLFPEKNVSLTFRRRPDCEYIHKEMAKSGVTLSLLWDEYCQNCRQNHKIPYSYRQFCRFYHDYANTTKATMRIKRKPGELMEVDWAGQTMSIKDNITGEDITAYVFVAALPCSQYAYVEAFLSMETESWITAHIHAFKFFGGVTRMIVPDNLKTGVEKSSQTDPIINRTYQEMAEHYNTSIMPARVRHPKDKPSAEGTVGIISTWIIASLRNQQFFSIKELNEAIHKKLTEYNTKSFQKKPGNRLSAFTEEEKFALIPLPASPYELATWKKATVQYDYHISVDKIYYSVPYEYIKQLVDVRITKNVVEIFFKHFRIASHKRLSGKVGQASTIPEHMPDNHKKYIEFNQDSILEWASKVGSHTLTTVKSILASYKTEKQGLKSCLALMKLADKHSVERIEAACKRALDYTPRPTLKSIQTILKTGQDKLSEVNPTVDNTTKKTASSYGFTRGAAYYGGKNND; encoded by the coding sequence ATGATCAAGTACCGGGAAATCCTGAGGCTTCATGCCCAGGGTCTTAGTATGAGAGGCATTGCCGCAAGTTGCTCCAACTCAAGGAACACTGTGAGCGAAGTTCTCAAACGAGCTGAAAGTCAGGGTATTTCTTGGCCATTTGAGAAGGATATGTCAGATGGTCAGCTCCAGGATGTTTTGTTTCCTGAAAAGAATGTTTCTCTTACCTTCAGGAGAAGGCCTGACTGCGAGTATATCCACAAGGAAATGGCTAAAAGTGGGGTAACACTTTCGCTTTTGTGGGATGAATATTGCCAGAACTGCAGGCAGAATCATAAGATACCTTATAGTTATCGACAATTTTGCCGGTTTTATCATGATTATGCCAATACTACAAAAGCCACTATGAGAATAAAAAGAAAGCCCGGTGAATTAATGGAAGTAGACTGGGCAGGCCAGACTATGTCCATTAAAGATAACATCACAGGAGAAGATATCACCGCTTACGTATTTGTTGCAGCGTTACCCTGCAGTCAATATGCTTATGTAGAAGCTTTTCTCTCGATGGAAACCGAGAGTTGGATCACGGCTCACATTCATGCCTTCAAGTTCTTCGGTGGTGTGACCAGAATGATTGTACCGGACAACTTAAAAACTGGTGTGGAAAAGTCCTCCCAGACTGATCCCATTATTAACCGCACGTATCAGGAAATGGCTGAACATTACAACACCTCTATTATGCCAGCCAGAGTACGTCACCCTAAAGATAAACCTAGTGCAGAAGGTACTGTAGGTATCATCTCCACTTGGATTATTGCCTCTCTCCGCAATCAGCAGTTTTTCTCAATTAAAGAACTCAATGAAGCCATCCACAAAAAATTAACGGAATACAACACCAAATCTTTTCAAAAAAAGCCAGGAAACAGGCTTTCCGCTTTCACGGAAGAGGAGAAATTTGCGCTAATTCCACTGCCTGCTTCCCCATACGAGCTAGCTACTTGGAAAAAAGCCACCGTACAATATGATTATCATATATCTGTGGATAAAATATATTACTCAGTTCCTTATGAATATATCAAACAACTAGTTGATGTCCGGATTACGAAGAATGTGGTGGAAATTTTCTTCAAACATTTCCGTATTGCCTCCCATAAAAGGCTTTCTGGGAAAGTAGGACAAGCATCCACAATTCCAGAACACATGCCTGATAATCATAAAAAATACATTGAGTTCAACCAAGATTCAATTCTTGAATGGGCAAGTAAAGTTGGATCACACACATTAACCACTGTTAAAAGCATTTTAGCCTCTTACAAGACAGAAAAGCAAGGACTTAAATCTTGCTTAGCACTAATGAAGCTAGCTGATAAACATTCGGTTGAACGCATCGAAGCCGCATGTAAAAGGGCTCTAGACTATACCCCCAGACCCACCCTAAAGAGTATTCAAACCATCCTAAAGACGGGCCAAGATAAATTATCTGAGGTGAATCCAACTGTGGATAACACAACTAAAAAGACAGCCAGCTCTTACGGATTCACTAGGGGAGCCGCTTACTATGGAGGTAAAAACAATGACTAA
- the istB gene encoding IS21-like element helper ATPase IstB — protein sequence MTNENTISKLNDMRLTAMAETYRKQLHDTDYRELSFEDRFSLLVDVEWSRRKNNKLNLLIKGSQFRYNQACIEDIEYHPDRKLDKAQILRLASGQYIQDHHNIIIMGASGNGKTYLACAFGVAACRQFYKVRYVRLPDLLDELTIARGEGIFQKVIKQYKKVNLLILDEWLLTPLKGSEARDLLEIVESRHQTGSTIFCSQFDPRGWHEKIGEVTLADSILDRIVHDSYTILIDGEISMRERHGLEK from the coding sequence ATGACTAACGAAAATACAATATCAAAATTAAATGATATGCGTTTAACTGCAATGGCCGAAACCTACAGGAAACAGTTGCATGATACCGATTACCGGGAACTATCCTTTGAAGATCGCTTCAGCCTTCTTGTGGATGTGGAATGGTCACGGAGAAAGAATAATAAGCTGAACCTCCTGATTAAAGGATCACAATTCCGGTACAACCAAGCATGTATTGAGGATATAGAATATCATCCAGATAGAAAGCTTGATAAAGCTCAAATTCTCCGGTTGGCTTCAGGTCAGTATATTCAAGATCACCACAATATCATTATTATGGGCGCTTCAGGTAACGGCAAAACCTATCTAGCTTGCGCCTTTGGAGTTGCTGCATGCCGGCAATTCTACAAAGTTAGGTATGTACGGCTACCTGATCTACTTGATGAATTAACAATCGCCAGAGGTGAGGGCATATTCCAAAAGGTTATCAAGCAATACAAGAAAGTTAATCTCCTTATACTAGATGAATGGCTTCTAACACCTTTAAAGGGGAGCGAGGCACGGGACCTTCTGGAAATAGTGGAGTCAAGACATCAGACAGGTTCAACCATTTTTTGTTCCCAGTTTGATCCTAGAGGGTGGCATGAAAAAATAGGTGAGGTAACCTTGGCAGATTCCATTTTAGACCGTATTGTCCATGATTCCTATACTATTCTGATTGATGGGGAGATATCTATGAGAGAACGACATGGTTTAGAAAAATAA
- a CDS encoding DUF5309 domain-containing protein, translated as MFTQDKFVTGQSIDMKDVLIQTTPILTPFTTLLLPKTVKAENATLNWIEEAINENAAVTLGEGADAPNPVDDTLTPCSNYCELVGATATVSNTAQATNAKGISDLLAHETVKKTKAMKIRMENILINGTKGYVSATKTYTTDGILAQINPANKVTNATFTKTKFEEVVGKMYDAGVNDEMLCFLPAQMKIQLNSFSNVEFLARDMFLGFDTERYVTPYGIVTFVLSEKLNNKLFIVNPNYLELAELIPFHAVPQAVSGSKQSVYLETQFGLKLLNTKAAASFAIS; from the coding sequence ATGTTTACACAAGATAAGTTTGTTACTGGTCAATCTATTGATATGAAAGATGTTTTAATTCAAACTACCCCTATTTTAACTCCCTTTACAACTTTACTGTTGCCTAAAACAGTTAAGGCAGAAAATGCTACTTTAAATTGGATTGAAGAAGCAATCAATGAAAATGCCGCTGTGACACTTGGTGAAGGTGCTGACGCTCCTAATCCTGTAGATGATACCCTTACCCCTTGCAGTAACTATTGTGAACTTGTTGGTGCTACTGCAACAGTTTCCAATACTGCCCAGGCCACAAATGCCAAAGGTATTTCTGACTTATTGGCACATGAGACAGTAAAGAAAACTAAGGCCATGAAAATTAGAATGGAAAATATTTTAATCAATGGTACTAAGGGATATGTTTCCGCAACTAAAACCTATACCACAGATGGTATTTTGGCACAAATTAACCCTGCTAACAAAGTAACCAACGCTACTTTCACTAAGACAAAATTTGAGGAAGTTGTTGGTAAAATGTATGACGCTGGCGTTAATGATGAAATGCTCTGTTTCTTACCTGCACAAATGAAAATTCAACTAAATAGTTTTAGTAATGTTGAATTTTTGGCACGTGATATGTTTTTAGGTTTTGACACTGAAAGATATGTTACCCCTTATGGTATCGTAACTTTTGTATTATCTGAAAAATTAAACAATAAATTATTTATTGTGAATCCTAACTATCTGGAATTAGCAGAATTAATTCCTTTCCATGCAGTACCCCAGGCAGTAAGCGGTTCTAAGCAATCTGTATATCTTGAAACTCAGTTTGGCCTTAAACTCCTAAACACTAAGGCCGCCGCTAGTTTTGCAATTTCCTAG
- a CDS encoding BhlA/UviB family holin-like peptide — MQLIVSQGIFAVLFVWLLYDTRKESKIREELLMQQISKSEEAHNAIIRAIENLANKLGGI, encoded by the coding sequence ATGCAATTAATAGTTTCACAAGGAATATTTGCAGTTTTGTTTGTATGGCTCTTATATGATACCCGAAAAGAATCTAAAATCAGAGAAGAATTATTAATGCAACAAATATCAAAAAGTGAGGAAGCACATAATGCTATCATTAGGGCTATTGAGAATTTAGCAAATAAGTTAGGAGGTATATAA
- a CDS encoding YetF domain-containing protein, with the protein MSPIWEIALRSIGAFFALLVITRIVGKEQLGQLTVSDFANAIAIGSIAASMATDHKENVNYYIIGIIIFGSLTYLTNLISLKYRPARKMLEGEPTVMIHNGKVLEKNMSKERYSMDNLTMQLREKNIFNIADVEFAVLEPNGRLSVLLKSNKQPLTASDLKISTNYIGIPSELIVDGKLIKQNLTQNNLSEQWLMDQLKKQGIHNVNEVTYASLDTSGNLFVDKKQDDL; encoded by the coding sequence ATGAGTCCTATTTGGGAAATTGCACTTCGGTCAATTGGTGCCTTTTTTGCATTATTAGTCATCACTAGAATAGTAGGTAAAGAACAGTTAGGGCAATTGACAGTTAGTGATTTTGCAAATGCCATTGCCATTGGATCTATAGCGGCGTCTATGGCCACAGACCATAAAGAAAACGTGAACTATTACATTATTGGAATTATTATCTTTGGTAGCTTAACCTACCTCACAAATTTAATTTCATTAAAATACAGACCTGCCAGAAAGATGTTAGAAGGTGAACCAACAGTTATGATCCACAACGGCAAGGTTTTAGAAAAGAATATGAGCAAAGAACGATACAGCATGGATAACCTAACAATGCAGCTCCGGGAGAAAAATATATTTAATATCGCAGATGTTGAATTTGCTGTATTAGAACCAAATGGCAGATTAAGTGTTCTGTTAAAGAGCAACAAACAGCCCCTGACCGCCAGTGATTTAAAAATTTCAACAAACTATATTGGCATCCCGTCAGAATTAATTGTTGATGGAAAATTGATTAAACAAAATCTGACTCAGAATAATTTATCAGAGCAGTGGTTAATGGACCAATTAAAAAAACAGGGCATTCACAACGTAAATGAAGTCACCTACGCCAGTTTGGATACGTCAGGGAACCTTTTTGTAGACAAGAAGCAGGATGATTTGTAA
- a CDS encoding CopZ family metallochaperone: MSEIVLKVDGMSCNHCKMAVEKAAKAINGVENATVNLEQKEVVVTGSVPKEEIVKAIEEAGYDVIG; encoded by the coding sequence TTGAGCGAAATAGTACTTAAAGTAGACGGAATGAGTTGTAACCATTGTAAAATGGCTGTTGAAAAGGCTGCTAAGGCCATAAATGGAGTGGAAAATGCCACTGTAAATCTGGAGCAAAAGGAAGTTGTTGTTACAGGATCAGTCCCCAAAGAAGAAATTGTTAAAGCCATTGAAGAAGCTGGTTATGACGTGATTGGATAA
- a CDS encoding heavy metal translocating P-type ATPase — protein MENQTQVTEKNNLATCTIPVTGMTCAACSARVERGLKKLQGVAGANVNLAIEKATISFDSNQTKVEDIITKIQTLGYDVPVETLELVISGMTCAACSARVEKRLNALPGVQEAAVNLATNKATVKYISGLIHATEIRKTVEKLGYKAQRANDLSQDQEGKARQKEIRYQILKFVLATVLSLPLAWMMVTEVLGWHQFMIDPWIQLALATPVQFYAGWTFYRGAYYALKSGGANMDVLVVLGTSVAYFYSLIAVLQGWKTLYFESAAIVITLILLGKILEAIAKGKTSEAIKKLMGLQPKTARVVRDGEEVDTPIDEVEVGDTILVRPGERIPVDGVVLNGLSNVDESMLTGESIPVEKGPGDEVVGASVNKQGSFTFRATKVGKDTALAQIIRMVEVAQGSKAPIQRLADRVSGIFVPVVIVIAALTFLGWYSTGATITEALIHMTTVLVIACPCALGLATPTAIMVGTGVGAEKGILIKGGEYLERAGRLDTIVLDKTGTITKGEPSLTNLFVLAPFQENEVLQAVASGEKKSEHPLGQAIIQEADERKLPLMETAEFEALPGKGIRFKLDNNLWYIGNEALAHSLHIDLSPVRAEKDKWEEDGKTVMIAVAGDDLAGLVAVADAVKENAREAIAELKEMGLEVYMLTGDQRRTALAIAKQVGIDHVIAEVLPAHKAKEVENLKGIGKVVAMVGDGINDAPALATADVGMAIGTGTDVAIESAAITLMRGDLRAIAAGIRLSRQTLRKIRQNLFWAFIYNVIGIPLAVFGLLTPVMGGAAMAFSSVSVVTNSLLLKRYNPSI, from the coding sequence ATGGAAAATCAAACACAGGTCACAGAGAAAAATAATCTAGCAACATGTACCATACCAGTTACGGGTATGACCTGTGCGGCCTGTTCTGCCCGGGTAGAACGGGGGTTGAAAAAACTGCAGGGCGTTGCAGGAGCCAATGTTAATCTGGCAATAGAGAAAGCCACCATCTCCTTTGACTCTAACCAAACGAAGGTAGAAGATATAATCACCAAGATACAAACCCTTGGTTATGACGTACCAGTTGAAACCCTTGAGTTGGTTATTTCTGGTATGACCTGCGCCGCTTGTTCAGCCAGGGTTGAGAAAAGGCTGAATGCTTTACCCGGTGTTCAGGAAGCAGCGGTAAATCTTGCTACAAATAAAGCAACCGTGAAATACATTTCTGGGCTCATTCATGCTACAGAAATACGCAAAACAGTGGAAAAACTCGGCTATAAAGCCCAGCGGGCCAATGACCTATCCCAGGATCAAGAGGGAAAGGCACGTCAAAAAGAGATTCGTTATCAGATTCTTAAGTTTGTCCTTGCAACAGTGTTATCCCTTCCTCTGGCCTGGATGATGGTTACCGAAGTGTTAGGTTGGCACCAGTTTATGATTGATCCGTGGATTCAATTAGCACTAGCGACTCCGGTTCAGTTTTATGCTGGTTGGACATTTTATCGGGGTGCTTATTACGCCTTAAAATCCGGTGGTGCCAACATGGATGTACTGGTAGTGCTGGGCACGTCAGTTGCTTATTTTTATAGCCTTATTGCTGTTTTGCAAGGATGGAAAACGCTATACTTTGAATCTGCAGCCATTGTGATCACCCTAATCCTATTAGGAAAGATATTGGAAGCCATAGCCAAGGGCAAGACTTCCGAAGCCATTAAAAAATTAATGGGCCTACAGCCAAAGACAGCTCGGGTGGTGCGGGATGGAGAGGAAGTTGACACCCCTATTGACGAGGTGGAAGTGGGAGATACCATTCTGGTCCGTCCGGGTGAAAGAATTCCCGTGGATGGGGTGGTTCTCAATGGATTATCCAATGTGGACGAATCCATGTTAACGGGTGAAAGCATACCAGTAGAAAAAGGCCCCGGCGATGAAGTGGTGGGAGCATCGGTCAACAAACAAGGCAGTTTTACATTCCGAGCCACCAAGGTTGGCAAAGACACTGCGTTGGCTCAGATTATTCGCATGGTGGAAGTAGCCCAGGGTTCTAAAGCCCCAATTCAGCGGTTGGCAGATCGGGTTTCTGGTATCTTTGTACCTGTGGTTATAGTCATTGCTGCACTGACCTTTCTGGGCTGGTATTCCACAGGAGCAACAATCACCGAAGCATTGATTCATATGACCACTGTGCTGGTCATAGCCTGTCCCTGTGCTCTAGGTCTGGCAACTCCTACGGCTATTATGGTGGGAACTGGTGTGGGTGCTGAAAAGGGAATTCTTATTAAGGGTGGTGAGTATCTAGAAAGGGCGGGTCGACTTGATACCATTGTATTGGATAAAACAGGGACCATAACTAAGGGAGAACCTTCTCTAACAAATTTATTCGTTTTAGCACCCTTTCAGGAAAATGAAGTATTACAAGCAGTTGCTTCTGGAGAGAAAAAATCCGAACATCCCCTTGGCCAGGCTATTATTCAGGAAGCTGATGAACGTAAGTTGCCTTTAATGGAAACAGCCGAATTCGAAGCACTGCCGGGTAAAGGAATTCGTTTTAAACTAGATAATAACCTCTGGTATATAGGAAATGAAGCATTGGCCCATTCACTTCACATTGATCTGTCTCCTGTCAGAGCAGAAAAGGATAAATGGGAGGAAGATGGCAAGACTGTCATGATTGCCGTGGCAGGGGATGATTTAGCAGGATTGGTTGCGGTGGCGGATGCGGTCAAAGAAAATGCCAGGGAAGCCATAGCCGAACTGAAGGAAATGGGGCTGGAGGTTTATATGCTAACTGGCGACCAAAGACGTACTGCCTTGGCCATAGCTAAACAGGTTGGCATTGATCATGTAATTGCGGAAGTATTACCTGCACATAAAGCCAAGGAAGTGGAAAACCTAAAAGGTATAGGCAAGGTTGTGGCGATGGTGGGAGACGGAATTAATGATGCACCGGCATTGGCCACTGCAGATGTGGGAATGGCCATTGGCACCGGAACCGATGTGGCAATAGAAAGTGCAGCCATCACCTTGATGCGGGGGGATTTACGAGCCATTGCTGCGGGCATAAGGCTATCGCGACAGACATTGCGTAAAATTCGACAAAATCTTTTTTGGGCTTTTATCTATAATGTAATTGGTATACCCTTAGCAGTATTCGGCTTGCTTACCCCGGTGATGGGTGGCGCAGCCATGGCCTTTAGTTCAGTATCTGTTGTAACAAACTCTCTGTTATTAAAAAGATATAATCCATCAATATGA
- a CDS encoding metal-sensitive transcriptional regulator has translation MDQIEKTPCVGCQGNATNNRLSHHDERTIKELVNRINRIEGQLRGIKGMIERHVYCDEILNQISSANAALHGVAKLLLEKHMKSCILEQLQEGDEQVIDEVLKTIFKMMR, from the coding sequence ATGGATCAAATAGAAAAAACACCTTGTGTAGGTTGTCAGGGAAATGCAACCAATAATCGACTAAGCCATCACGACGAGAGAACCATTAAGGAACTTGTAAATCGGATTAATCGCATAGAGGGACAGTTACGTGGTATTAAGGGAATGATTGAGAGACATGTTTACTGTGATGAAATATTAAATCAGATTTCTTCGGCTAATGCTGCTTTACACGGGGTAGCTAAATTGTTGCTGGAGAAACACATGAAATCCTGTATTTTAGAACAACTACAGGAGGGTGACGAACAGGTCATTGATGAAGTACTGAAAACTATTTTTAAAATGATGAGATAA
- a CDS encoding DUF3298 and DUF4163 domain-containing protein, with protein sequence MKRNPNSVANIYEEAIQNECTDIIYPQVELTDKEVEKRINQYITQQVNKLIPSEGCDVYAEIFGRYEVKFNQKGVLSIILQFYTFPKGAANGLNIQKSINVDLSMGKSYQLYELFQRGKHHKVRLNRIIREQIKEKELVLITEFKGISDTEDYYLTDDALVIYFQQYEYTPRVAGIPEFIIPYYKISDIISENGLISKIIS encoded by the coding sequence ATGAAACGTAATCCAAATTCTGTGGCTAATATCTATGAGGAAGCAATTCAAAATGAATGTACCGATATCATTTATCCTCAGGTCGAACTAACCGATAAAGAAGTTGAAAAAAGAATTAATCAATATATTACTCAACAGGTCAATAAATTAATACCATCAGAGGGTTGTGATGTTTACGCAGAAATATTTGGTCGCTATGAGGTGAAGTTTAATCAAAAGGGTGTTCTTAGTATTATTTTACAATTTTACACGTTTCCTAAAGGTGCTGCCAACGGGTTAAATATTCAAAAGTCTATTAATGTTGATTTAAGCATGGGGAAAAGTTATCAGCTTTATGAACTGTTTCAAAGAGGGAAACATCACAAAGTAAGACTTAACCGAATTATAAGAGAGCAAATTAAAGAAAAGGAGTTAGTCTTAATCACGGAGTTTAAGGGAATTAGTGATACAGAAGACTATTATCTAACTGATGATGCATTAGTTATTTATTTTCAGCAATATGAGTATACCCCAAGGGTCGCAGGGATTCCAGAATTTATAATACCCTATTATAAGATAAGCGATATTATAAGTGAAAATGGGCTAATCAGCAAAATTATTTCTTGA
- a CDS encoding branched-chain amino acid aminotransferase, which translates to MKITVEQLEGSQLKPLYQDDSQLGFGRIFTDRMFSMRFVNNAWNEARIEKYRSFTLDPSSCVFHYSQEIFEGLKAYAAPDGRILLFRPDQNARRMNRSAERLVMPTIPEEDIIQAIEELVLAEKRWLPKQPGTSIYIRPTMIATEAFLGVHPSAEYIFYVILSPVGAYYKGGFKPISLYVEDTYVRANVGGVGDIKTGGNYAASLMAGYRAQQKGFSQVLWLDGRERKYIEEVGAMNMFFVYGKKLVTPKLTGSILPGITRASVLELARYLGLETEERIISIDDVIDGISSGEVTEAFGSGTAAVISPVGSLYYKEKDFVINHNEVGSVTQTLYDKLVNIQYGREEDPFGWVREIGRY; encoded by the coding sequence ATGAAAATTACAGTAGAACAGTTAGAAGGAAGCCAATTAAAACCCCTGTATCAAGATGATTCCCAGCTTGGTTTTGGTCGCATATTTACCGATCGGATGTTTAGTATGCGGTTCGTCAATAATGCATGGAATGAGGCGCGTATTGAAAAATATAGATCCTTTACTCTTGATCCATCTTCTTGCGTGTTTCACTATTCCCAGGAAATTTTTGAGGGATTGAAAGCCTATGCAGCACCGGATGGTAGAATTCTTCTTTTTAGACCTGATCAAAATGCACGAAGGATGAATCGGTCTGCAGAGCGCTTGGTCATGCCTACTATACCAGAGGAAGATATCATACAGGCCATTGAAGAATTGGTGTTGGCAGAAAAAAGATGGCTACCCAAGCAACCGGGGACTTCTATTTATATTAGACCCACTATGATTGCAACAGAAGCATTTTTGGGGGTTCATCCGTCTGCAGAGTATATTTTTTACGTTATTTTAAGTCCTGTGGGAGCTTATTATAAGGGTGGTTTTAAACCCATCAGTCTTTATGTTGAGGATACCTATGTAAGAGCAAATGTGGGCGGTGTCGGAGATATTAAAACCGGCGGAAATTATGCGGCCAGTTTAATGGCAGGATACCGAGCCCAACAGAAAGGTTTTTCTCAAGTTCTGTGGTTGGATGGCCGTGAGAGGAAATATATAGAAGAAGTTGGCGCTATGAATATGTTCTTTGTTTATGGTAAAAAATTGGTAACTCCTAAACTCACAGGTTCGATCTTACCAGGTATTACCCGGGCGTCTGTATTAGAACTTGCTCGATACTTAGGATTAGAGACCGAAGAAAGAATAATAAGTATTGACGATGTTATAGATGGAATTAGTTCGGGAGAAGTTACCGAAGCCTTTGGTTCTGGGACGGCCGCTGTAATTTCTCCTGTGGGCTCTCTCTATTATAAAGAAAAGGATTTTGTTATTAACCATAACGAAGTTGGTTCCGTTACACAAACACTTTATGATAAATTGGTTAATATTCAATACGGCAGAGAGGAAGATCCCTTCGGTTGGGTAAGGGAAATTGGTAGATATTAA